The Lycium ferocissimum isolate CSIRO_LF1 chromosome 1, AGI_CSIRO_Lferr_CH_V1, whole genome shotgun sequence genome includes a region encoding these proteins:
- the LOC132061046 gene encoding F-box/kelch-repeat protein At3g23880-like produces the protein MNIVSFDLADEKWEKVEHPCYGEGGFLLKVGVLRSDLSVFSEYESTHIDVWVMKEYGIKQSWIKILTIKNPFEQTLGPSFFMSNKGEILVMLRSIFMIYNLKDFKYPEFINFDGGCKAKIYVESLVCPFSVEEEGRGTEDETQKAEKA, from the coding sequence ATGAACATCGTTTCTTTTGATTTGGCTGATGAGAAATGGGAAAAGGTGGAGCACCCTTGCTATGGAGAAGGAGGCTTTCTTTTGAAGGTGGGAGTGTTAAGGAGTGATCTTTCTGTCTTTAGTGAATATGAGAGCACTCATATAGATGTTTGGGTTATGAAGGAGTATGGGATTAAACAATCTTGGATAAAGATATTAACCATCAAGAATCCTTTTGAACAAACTTTGGGTCCTTCATTTTTCATGTCAAATAAAGGTGAAATTTTGGTGATGTTAAGATCAATTTTCATGATATACAATCTGAAGGATTTCAAATATCCAGAGTTTATTAATTTTGATGGTGGTTGCAAGGCAAAAATCTATGTTGAAAGCCTAGTTTGTCCTTTTTCTGTGGAAGAGGAAGGAAGGGGGACAGAGGATGAAACACAAAAGGCTGAAAAAGCTTAG
- the LOC132061055 gene encoding F-box/kelch-repeat protein At3g23880-like: MVESEGSNQHPKRSKLTNHSQFPSTSMQHSSFNRVPILPSEFITEILLKLPMKSLVRFRCISQSWLALISSPEFVKTLLSIFANNKEYTHHKLILSSFRRGNINDCSLKDCSLSSLLYDSIAHSFDLDYPMKHLRQSIKVVGSVNGLICLAIEDEDFILWNPSIRKFKKLPDSRAAGCYFIYGFGYDELQNDYKLVGISGTLNYRRSHKVETKIYSLQGNSFRSIRTFQTGLLSDIISIDLIDGKWGKVEKPCYREGDFDFTMQPGLGVMGSDLSMYCRSRRTRTDFWIMKEYGVKDSWTKVFTFNYPHDNPTGHLFSPPFIMSSKGDILFRFGSAFVIYNPKDDSFKNQKVTNCNIFWHANIYIESLVWPFWQKEPVMQQRKLKKLRRKRSGKSN, translated from the exons ATGGTGGAATCTGAAGGCTCCAATCAACACCCAAAACGGAGCAAACTCACTAATCATTCTCAGTTTCCATCAACTTCAATGCAACATTCAAGTTTTAATAGAGTCCCTATTCTACCATCAGAATTCATCACCGAAATACTCTTAAAGCTACCAATGAAATCCCTCGTACGATTCAGATGTATTTCACAATCTTGGCTTGCTCTAATATCTAGCCCTGAATTTGTCAAGACCCTTCTCAGCATATTTGCTAATAACAAGGAGTACACTCACCATAAGCTTATATTGAGTTCTTTTCGTCGTGGGAATATTAACGATTGTTCTCTTAAGGACTGTTCCCTTAGTTCTTTACTTTATGACTCTATTGCTCATTCATTTGACTTGGATTATCCTATGAAACACCTCCGTCAATCTATTAAGGTTGTGGGTTCTGTCAATGGTTTGATTTGTCTTGCCATTGAGGACGAAGACTTTATTCTCTGGAATCCATCAATTAGGAAATTCAAAAAATTGCCTGATTCTAGAGCTGCTGGTTGCTATTTCATATATGGTTTTGGATATGATGAGCTTCAAAATGATTATAAGTTAGTGGGTATTTCCGGTACTTTGAATTATAGGAGATCACATAAGGTTGAGACCAAAATATATAGTCTACAGGGTAATTCTTTCAGAAGTATCCGTACATTTCAGACTGGGTTGCTTTCAG ACATCATTTCGATTGATCTGATTGATGGGAAATGGGGAAAGGTGGAGAAACCATGCTACAGGGAAGGAGATTTTGACTTTACGATGCAGCCAGGACTAGGAGTGATGGGAAGTGATCTTTCTATGTACTGTCGCAGTCGGAGAACTCGCACAGATTTTTGGATTATGAAGGAGTATGGGGTTAAAGATTCTTGGACAAAGGTGTTTACTTTTAATTATCCTCATGACAATCCTACTGGGCATTTGTTTTCTCCGCCCTTTATCATGTCAAGTAAAGGTGATATTTTGTTTCGATTTGGATCAGCTTTTGTGATTTACAATCCGAAGGACGATTCCTTCAAAAATCAAAAGGTTACGAATTGTAATATCTTTTGGCATGCAAACATCTACATTGAAAGCCTAGTTTGGCCATTTTGGCAGAAGGAACCTGTGATGCAACAACGAAAGCTGAAAAAGCTTAGAAGAAAACGATCTGGTAAAAGTAACTAA
- the LOC132061063 gene encoding F-box/kelch-repeat protein At3g23880-like — protein MKDSIFKIPILPTELITRLPVKPLLQFKCVSKSWLALISSPEFIKTHLSVSANNKDYTHHMLVLFQLRHSGNGCQYNLKNCSVSSLLNDSVTEEYNLDYPMNNTRKNVQVVGSVNGLIFLAIGYTDLFLWNPSIRKFKKLPDSRPTLMRLDWHVDGFGYDEFHHDYKVVCIFSSRSSDQVEVNIYSLNCDSWKSVDYFQDKPRLYGSAKFVNGKLHWLATAAGLNIYKGWNIFSFDLANEEWGKVEQPCYEEDIISSVGVLGSDLLVFSNYLRSHRSHVDVWVLKDYGVKESWTKMYTIKYPADLDKSLFSSGISPTLCMSNKGELLLVCRSIFMIYNPEDESIRYTKFAKFRSSIAANIYIESLICLLLPNEPSTF, from the exons ATGaaagattcaatctttaaaattcctattttgccAACTGAACTCATCACTAGGCTTCCAGTGAAACCCCTCTTGCAGTTCAAGTGTGTTTCGAAGTCTTGGCTTGCTTTAATCTCTAGCCCAGAATTTATCAAAACCCATCTTAGTGTATCTGCTAATAACAAAGATTACACACACCACATGCTTGTGTTGTTTCAACTTAGGCACTCTGGTAATGGATGTCAATACAATCTTAAGAACTGTTCTGTTAGTTCCTTACTTAATGACTCTGTGACTGAGGAATATAACTTGGATTATCCCATGAATAACACCCGCAAAAATGTTCAGGTTGTGGGTTCGGTCAATGGATTGATTTTTCTTGCCATTGGGTATACTGACTTGTTTCTATGGAATCCATCAATTAGGAAGTTCAAGAAATTGCCTGATTCTAGACCTACATTAATGAGGCTTGATTGGCACGTAGATGGTTTCGGATATGATGAGTTTCATCATGATTACAAGGTAGTGTGTATTTTCAGTTCTAGAAGTTCAGATCAAGTTGAGGTCAACATATATAGTCTAAACTGTGATTCTTGGAAAAGTGTTGACTATTTTCAGGATAAGCCGCGATTATATGGCTCAGCTAAATTTGTGAATGGGAAACTTCATTGGCTGGCTACTGCTGCTGGTCTTAATATATATAAGGGCTGGAAcatcttttcttttgatttggCTAATGAGGAATGGGGAAAGGTGGAGCAGCCCTGCTATGAAGAAGATATTATTTCGTCGGTGGGAGTGTTGGGAAGTGATCTTCTTGTGTTTTCTAATTATCTGAGAAGTCAT AGAAGTCACGTGGATGTGTGGGTTCTGAAAGATTATGGGGTTAAAGAGTCTTGGACAAAGATGTATACCATCAAATATCCTGCTGATCTTGACAAGAGTTTGTTTTCTTCTGGCATTTCTCCAACACTATGCATGTCAAACAAAGGTGAATTATTGCTGGTGTGCAGATCAATTTTCATGATATACAATCCAGAGGATGAATCGATCAGATATACAAAGTTTGCTAAGTTTCGTTCCAGTATTGCGGCAAACATCTACATTGAAAGCCTAATTTGTCTCCTCTTACCAAACGAACCAAGCACATTTTAA
- the LOC132061071 gene encoding F-box/kelch-repeat protein At3g23880-like — translation MKYSILKIPILPAELITEILVRLPMKSLLKFRFVSVYKSQDYLKNCSLNDSVTEEYDLDYPTNDARQNVLVVGTVNGLICLAIGSTDLFLWNPSISKFVNGKLHWPNTPAGFNKYESWNILSFDLSNEKWGKVEPPYYEEGDIIPSVGVLGSDLSVFSNYQESHANVWVIKEYGVEESWINMYTIKHPRFPPFIYPTVCMSIKGEILVVSGSTIMIHNPQDESIIYLKGSIFDYSTASNIYVESLVCPLLQNEPSTQQE, via the exons ATGAAATATTCAATCTTGAAAATCCCTATTCTGCCAGCAGAACTCATCACTGAAATCCTCGTAAGGCTTCCAATGAAATCCCTCTTGAAATTCAG GTTCGTGTCTGTTTACAAAAGTCAAGACTATCTTAAGAACTGTTCTCTTAATGACTCTGTGACTGAGGAATATGACTTGGATTATCCCACAAATGATGCTCGCCAAAATGTTTTGGTTGTGGGTACTGTCAATGGATTGATTTGTCTTGCCATTGGGTCAACTGACTTGTTTCTATGGAATCCATCAATTA GTAAGTTTGTGAACGGGAAACTTCATTGGCCTAATACTCCTGCTGGTTTCAACAAGTATGAGAGCTGGAACATCTTGTCATTTGATTTGTCTAATGAGAAATGGGGAAAGGTGGAGCCGCCCTACTATGAAGAAGGAGATATTATTCCGTCGGTGGGAGTGTTGGGAAGTGATCTTTCTGTGTTCTCTAATTATCAGGAAAGTCACGCAAATGTATGGGTTATAAAAGAGTATGGGGTTGAAGAGTCTTGGATAAATATGTATACCATCAAACATCCTAGGTTTCCTCCTTTTATTTATCCAACAGTTTGCATGTCAATCAAAGGTGAAATATTGGTTGTATCTGGATCAACTATCATGATTCACAATCCACAGGATGAATCGATCATATATCTAAAGGGATCTATCTTTGATTACAGTACTGCGTCAAACATCTACGTTGAAAGCCTAGTTTGTCCTCTTTTACAAAACGAACCAAGCACACAACAAGAATGA
- the LOC132061080 gene encoding F-box/kelch-repeat protein At3g23880-like gives MESKGDEASHLHPKRSTPTKSLNLSKLISKISANNKDYTHHVAFGTVKSAYKLKDCSLSSLFNDFVTESFDLDYPTKNTHQSVWLVGLVNGLICLADRSNDLFLWSPSIRKFKKLPDPSIRTSGCHFDCHACVKYGFGYDESCDDYKVVVVMCYICRYVSLRPVKVKIYSLKRDYWRIVVGNYPGEMCSSDVGTFVKMKLHWASNDGCGLHKG, from the exons ATGGAATCTAAGGGAGATGAAGCCTCCCATCTACACCCAAAACGAAGCACACCCACTAAAT CCCTGAATTTGTCAAAACTCATCTCAAAGATATCTGCTAATAACAAAGATTACACTCACCACGTAGCATTTGGTACAGTTAAATCTGCCTACAAACTTAAGGACTGTTCTCTTAGCTCTTTGTTTAATGACTTTGTGACTGAGTCATTTGACTTGGATTATCCCACCAAAAACACCCACCAATCTGTTTGGCTTGTGGGGTTGGTCAATGGATTGATTTGTCTTGCCGATAGGTCCAATGACTTGTTTCTATGGAGTCCATctattagaaagttcaagaaattgcCTGATCCTTCTATACGTACAAGTGGTTGCCATTTTGATTGTCATGCTTGTGTCAAATATGGTTTTGGATATGATGAGTCATGTGATGATTATAAGGTAGTAGTAGTTATGTGTTATATTTGCAGATATGTAAGTTTGCGCCCTGTTAAGGTCAAAATATATAGTCTAAAGAGGGATTACTGGAGAATTGTTGTTGGGAATTATCCGGGTGAAATGTGTTCCAGTGACGTGGGTACGTTTGTAAAAATGAAGCTTCATTGGGCTAGTAATGATGGTTGTGGTTTGCATAAGGGCTAG